Proteins encoded in a region of the Rhodococcus sp. SBT000017 genome:
- a CDS encoding nuclear transport factor 2 family protein: MAATLEQASYVFREWHKRIEERDAPALSELYAADAVLESPLVPVLFDLRSGIVQGRIALDSFLQETTRKRFDENTSPSPHGRDIFTFDGHRLVWEHPRQTTNGDKLDLVEIVELDGPLISRHRIYWDWHGIAHIDTSDRSRVTRRDRVSPS, translated from the coding sequence GTGGCCGCAACCCTGGAGCAAGCCTCCTATGTCTTTCGTGAATGGCACAAGCGCATCGAGGAACGCGACGCGCCCGCTCTGTCGGAGCTCTACGCGGCAGATGCGGTTCTCGAAAGCCCCCTTGTGCCAGTGCTGTTCGATCTGAGATCCGGAATAGTCCAGGGAAGAATCGCACTCGACAGCTTCCTGCAGGAAACGACGCGAAAGCGATTCGACGAGAACACATCGCCGTCGCCCCACGGCAGGGACATCTTCACGTTCGACGGGCACCGCCTGGTCTGGGAACACCCACGCCAGACGACGAACGGCGACAAACTCGATCTCGTCGAGATCGTGGAACTGGACGGCCCCCTCATCTCGAGGCACCGAATCTATTGGGATTGGCACGGTATCGCGCACATCGATACCTCCGACCGATCTCGAGTCACTCGAAGGGATCGAGTCAGCCCGAGCTGA